In Perca fluviatilis chromosome 18, GENO_Pfluv_1.0, whole genome shotgun sequence, one genomic interval encodes:
- the mideasa gene encoding mitotic deacetylase associated SANT domain protein a isoform X4, giving the protein MQQQQQQQMHHSRQQQQQQQQQQQLQQQHQLQLHQQQHLQQQQHHQIQQHQMQQQQQLQQMQQQYHQQQLQERQQQIQQMQQQQQQVQQQNVPQQETTQPQVQPNQQQTPNFVIFQPPKPGPPDTAPKEDVQSVVPQQEPEAQTSDASPVPDPCPEKVATNPAELSDALLAAPRRSRRLSREGQSPLGPPSTNIWSQASKEPPPSHNGVAGTQAVKGGEVTTGGVIRRRRRASKEINLETLAQKASEMESLPAKMFKQEDGSSGRQANMVPLVIPVSVPVHSRQADPHGGWTQGRLGQGERPAGQSDRKPVIVARRRSLRNSMTESFGQDGENNPGPDEEGKSKFKYRPRPEPLIIPPHKPSTFILPSLYSSISSYQSNLRSPVRLPDNPLTLPPYTPPPILSPVREGSGLYFSTFLTNIAVSNQILPPPPAPKSATRSLLRSTSSEITPPVLSLITDATPASLEPRINIGQKYQAEIPELQDQSSSQFDLHKADLVWIPMEDSHLKHGDQESMEDLLNMACCSVFRGGGTNQELVLHCLHECGGDFLETLGRLMLQDPVFPNGHHLAGYHYSGSDCWTAEEKCYFNKGISAYRKDFFMVQKLVQTKTVAQCVEFYYTYKKQVKIGRHGILTFGPPDSPGEKPTEVVVDIKSSQQTKMTQGEMDGDENKDVSYESSQRARVAQSLQAHDYAGTLPVMKEPHSLNKEAHHPAAPHRPRAEPAAKKSKAPAKPPPDPDAVFPCKKCGRVFYKVKSRSAHMKSHAEQEKKAAALRQKEEEEQAVAEARARKVAVAAAAAAVATNPGGNGLTEQAEFSSHEDSSEKEDEKDEDWH; this is encoded by the exons CAGCAACAAATTCAGcaaatgcaacaacaacagcagcaagtgCAACAACAAAATGTGCCACAGCAAGAAACGACACAACCACAGGTACAACCAAACCAGCAACAAACCCCAaactttgtgatttttcagCCTCCTAAGCCTGGTCCACCTGACACAGCGCCTAAAGAGGATGTCCAGTCAGTGGTGCCGCAGCAGGAACCAGAGGCCCAAACCAGTGACGCATCACCCGTACCTGATCCATGCCCCGAAAAGGTAGCCACAAACCCTGCAGAGCTTTCAGATGCACTGCTGGCTGCCCCTCGGCGTTCACGTCGCCTTTCCAGGGAGGGACAGTCCCCACTGGGACCCCCTTCCACAAACATTTGGTCTCAAGCATCCAAAGAGCCTCCACCATCCCATAACGGAGTAGCAGGCACTCAGGCTGTTAAAGGAGGGGAAGTGACAACAGGAGGGGTCATCCGTAGGAGAAGGAGAGCATCTAAGGAGATCAACTTGGAAACTCTGGCCCAGAAGGCTTCAGAAATGGAGTCTCTGCCTGCTAAAATGTTCAAG CAGGAAGATGGTTCTTCAGGCAGACAGGCCAATATGGTGCCTCTGGTTATCCCTGTATCAGTGCCAGTGCACAGTAGGCAAGCAGATCCTCACGGTGGCTGGACTCAGGGACGACTCGGCCAGGGTGAGCGGCCTGCAGGACAGTCCGATCGCAAACCTGTCATTGTGGCTCGTCGGCGATCACTCAGAAACTCCATGACCGAGAGTTTTGGCCAG GATGGGGAAAACAATCCCGGGCCGGACGAGGAAGGAAAATCCAAATTTAAGTACCGACCTCGTCCCGAGCCTCTCATCATCCCTCCGCACAAACCATCCACCTTCATCCTTCCATCCCTCTACTCCAGCATCTCTTCCTACCAGAGCAACCTGCGCTCTCCAGTCCGCCTGCCGGACAACCCCCTCACACTGCCCCCGTACACGCCTCCACCCATCCTGTCTCCTGTGCGCGAGGGCTCGGGACTCTACTTCTCCACCTTCCTGACCAACATCGCCGTAAGCAACCAAATCCTGCCACCGCCACCTGCGCCCAAATCTGCGACGCGCAGTCTGTTGCGCTCCA CAAGTTCAGAAATCACACCTCCTGTTCTGTCCTTGATCACTGATGCCACACCTGCTAGCCTTGAACC acGTATCAACATTGGGCAAAAATACCAGGCAGAAATTCCCGAGTTGCAGGATCAATCTTCCTCCCAGTTTGACCTGCACAAGGCTGACTTGGTTTGGATCCCTATGGAGGACTCCCACCTCAAACACGGTGACCAAGAGAGCA TGGAGGATTTGCTGAACATGGCTTGttgcagtgtgttcaggggtggAGGAACCAACCAGGAGCTGGTTTTACACTGTTTACATGAATGTGGAGGTGATTTCCTT GAAACACTGGGACGTTTGATGCTTCAGGACCCAGTTTTCCCCAATGGTCATCACCTGGCAGGTTATCACTACTCAG GCTCTGACTGCTGGACTGCAGAAGAGAAGTGCTACTTCAATAAGGGGATCTCTGCCTACAGGAAGGACTTCTTCATGGTGCAGAAATTG GTGCAGACCAAGACTGTGGCTCAGTGTGTGGAGTTCTACTACACATACAAGAAACAGGTGAAGATCGGACGCCACGGGATTTTAACCTTTGGCCCGCCAGATTCACCAGGGGAGAAGCCCACAGAGGTTGTGGTGGACATTAAG AGTTCACAGCAGACAAAAATGACTCAAGGAGAGATGGATGGAGATGAAAATAAGGATGTTTCTTACGAGAGCAGCCAGCGGGCAAGGGTTGCTCAGTCACTACAGGCTCATGACTAT GCAGGGACATTACCAGTGATGAAAGAGCCACACTCTTTGAATAAGGAGGCTCACCACCCAGCAGCACCTCACAGGCCTCGGGCTGAGCCTGCAGCAAAGAAGAGCAAAGCTCCAGCGAAGCCCCCACCGGATCCTGACGCAGTATTTCCGTGCAAGAAATGTGGCAG GGTGTTTTATAAAGTGAAGAGTCGAAGTGCCCACATGAAGAGTCATGCGGAGCAGGAGAAGAAGGCTGCAGCGCTGCgtcagaaagaggaggaggagcaggcagTAGCTGAAGCTCGGGCCAGGAAGGTAGCGGTGGCGGCTGCTGCGGCGGCGGTGGCGACTAATCCGGGAGGAAATGGATTGACGGAGCAGGCAGAGTTCAGCAGCCATGAAGATTCATCTGAGAAAGAGGATGAGAAAGATGAAGACTGGCActga
- the kcns3b gene encoding potassium voltage-gated channel subfamily S member 3b codes for MGYGQILHQQGKEEDQVHLNVGGVRHKVDSDMLLRFPHTRLARLLRCQSEAAILELCDDYSLSEKEYYFDRNPQVFLCVLNFYHTGCIHMMEEVCVFSFSQEIEYWGIQELHLSPCCSYWYHERKEYIDDREWDIRSDDQQPPSLDSSFEELSALDKDLAKFKGAWCAEVRSYVWLRLEDPGHSRGSKIIAVASLSLVLTSIVAMCVHSMPEFQRVDDNDKLIEDPVLAILEEICIACFSAEFIIRMIVAPSLRKFLGNPLNIIDVASILPFYFTLALETADEEAAEENEDLENMGKVVQVLRLMRILRILKLARHSIGLRALGATIRHSFNEVGMLLLFLSVGISIFSALIYFAEKEEENTDLGTIPSGWWWATITMTTVGYGDTCPVTLAGKIVATLCIICGLLVVALPVTIIFNKFSKYYQRNKAMDGQCITKPQRQDPELPYYNIRDLFTGSMYPFIGGIAFRNSVSSAGDDTDASSLKDIEVYDDTCENGATKN; via the coding sequence ATGGGGTATGGGCAAATCCTCCACCAGCAGGGTAAAGAGGaggaccaggtccacctcaacGTTGGAGGGGTCCGACACAAAGTGGATTCAGACATGCTGCTCCGCTTCCCTCACACACGCCTGGCTCGCCTGCTGCGCTGCCAAAGTGAGGCGGCGATCCTTGAGCTGTGTGACGACTACAGCCTGTCTGAGAAGGAGTACTACTTCGACAGAAATCCCCAGGTTTTCCTCTGCGTGCTCAACTTCTACCACACGGGATGCATCCATATGATGGAGGAGGTGTGCGTCTTCTCCTTCAGCCAGGAGATTGAGTACTGGGGAATCCAGGAGCTCCACCTGAGCCCCTGCTGTAGCTACTGGTACCATGAGAGGAAGGAGTACATCGACGACAGAGAGTGGGACATCAGGAGCGACGACCAGCAGCCGCCAAGCTTAGACTCCTCCTTTGAGGAGCTCTCTGCTCTCGATAAAGACCTGGCCAAGTTCAAAGGCGCCTGGTGTGCAGAAGTGAGGAGCTACGTTTGGCTCAGGCTGGAGGATCCAGGTCACTCAAGAGGTTCAAAGATCATCGCCGTGGCCTCCCTCAGCTTGGTGTTGACCTCTATCGTTGCCATGTGTGTCCACAGCATGCCCGAGTTTCAGCGGGTGGACGACAACGATAAACTCATCGAGGACCCTGTCCTCGCCATCCTGGAGGAGATCTGCATTGCCTGCTTCTCCGCAGAGTTCATCATCAGGATGATTGTCGCGCCCTCTCTCAGGAAGTTCCTCGGAAACCCCTTAAACATCATCGATGTTGCCTCAATTTTGCCATTTTACTTCACTTTAGCTCTGGAAACAGCCGACGAGGAGGCCGCAGAGGAGAACGAGGACTTAGAAAACATGGGGAAGGTGGTGCAGGTTCTGCGCCTCATGAGGATTCTCCGAATCCTCAAACTGGCCCGCCACTCCATCGGGCTGCGAGCGCTGGGTGCCACCATTCGCCACAGCTTCAACGAGGTGGGCAtgctccttctcttcctctcagtGGGGATCTCCATATTTTCCGCCCTCATCTACTTTGCAGAAAAGGAAGAGGAGAACACGGATTTGGGGACCATCCCTTCAGGCTGGTGGTGGGCCACAATCACCATGACCACAGTCGGTTATGGTGACACCTGCCCGGTGACGCTGGCGGGGAAGATAGTGGCCACGTTGTGTATCATCTGTGGCCTGTTAGTCGTTGCTCTGCCCGTCACCATCATCTTCAATAAGTTTTCAAAGTACTATCAAAGAAACAAAGCCATGGATGGACAGTGTATCACTAAGCCTCAAAGACAAGACCCAGAGCTCCCTTATTATAACATCAGAGACCTGTTCACAGGAAGTATGTATCCCTTTATAGGAGGTATCGCCTTCAGGAACAGTGTGAGCAGCGCAGGTGACGATACAGATGCCTCCAGTCTCAAGGATATAGAAGTGTATGATGACACTTGTGAAAATGGGGCAACAAAAAATTAG